In Rhodothermales bacterium, the genomic stretch CGACGACGCCGGCGCAGTTCACCATCACGTCCAGCTTGCCGAAACGATCCACGACATCGTCGATGGCTTTCTTGACGGAGGCTTCGCTCGTGATGTCGACCGCGTAGGTCGATACCTCCATCTCGTCCGACTTAAACGCGGAAACAACCCGCGCCATCGCGGCCTCGTCCTGGTCGAAGATCGCCACATGGGCGCCCTCGCGCGTCAGCCGGCGGACAATCCCCAGCCCGATCCCGCTGGCGCCCCCGGTAACAATGGCGATCTGGTTGTTGAAGCGATGCATATCGGTTGCAGGTTGGCAGGTTGCAGGTTGGCAGGCTTGTCCTGAGGGACGACGGCGATAGCCGGCGGACTCGAAGGATCTAAATGATTGGAAATTTGACAGATTGGCAGGTTTAACAACATGTAACCTGCAACCTGCCAACCTGCAACCATCAATGATTCGGATTCGGCACGTCGCTGCCGGATTTACCCTTGAGGAAGTCAAAATCCGCCCCGGTGTCGGCTTGCATGACGTGATTGAGGTACATGCTCACGTAGCCGCGGTCGGTGTGGGGGGCGCGGGGTTTCCAGGCGGCGCGCCGGCGGGCCAGTTCGGCGTCCGGCACGTCCAGGTGGAGCCGGCGGTTGGCGACGTCGAGTTCGATCATATCCCCGTCCTGAACCAGGGCGAGGTTGCCGCCCACGGCCGATTCGGGCGCGACGTGGAGGACGACCGTCCCATAGGCCGTCCCGCTCATCCGACCGTCGGAAATCCGCACCATGTCCCGCACGCCCTGCTCCAGCACCTTCGTTGGCAGCCCCATGTTGCCCACCTCGGGCATCCCCGGGTAGCCTTTGGGGCCGACGTTTTTGAGGACTAGGACCGAGTCTTTGGTGACATTCAGCTTCGGGTCGTCGATGCGGTCGTGGTAGTCGTCGTAATCCTCGAACACCACCGCCGGCCCGCGGTGCTGCATGAGCTCGGGCGTGGCGGCGGAGGGTTTGATGATGGCGCCATTTTCGGCCAGGTTACCGTACAACACGGCCAGGCCGGCGTGGTCGATCAGCGGCGCATCGGCTGTCGCGATCACCTCGTGGTTGTAGTTGGGCGCGTCCGCGTTGTTTTCGCCGAAGGTGCGGCCCGAGACGGTCATGGCGCCCAGGTGGAGCTTGTCGCGGATTTCGGCGACGACGGCCGGCACGCCGCCGGCGTAATAAAAATCCTCCATGAGGAATTTGCCAGAGGGCATCAGGTTCACCAGCAGCGGCATGGCGCTCCCGATCCGGTCGAAGTCCTCCAGATTTAACTCCACCCCCATCCGGCCGGCAATTGCCAGCAGGTGGATGACGAAGTTGGTCGACCCCCCCACGGCCGCGTTGACGCGGATGGCGTTTTCGAACGCCTCGCGGGTGAGC encodes the following:
- the araD gene encoding L-arabinonate dehydratase; protein product: MSKQQQGLRSAVWFGTRDKMGFVHRSWTKNQGHPDHMFDGRPVIGICNTWSELTPCNAHFRMLAEHVKRGVYEAGGFPFEFPVMSLGEILMRPTTMLYRNLASMDVEETIRANPLDGIVLMTGCDKTTPSTVMGAASVDLPTIVLPGGAMLNGKYKGRDIGSGTSVWEFSEDLRAGKITEHEFFDAEACMSRSDGHCMTMGTASTMACMVEALGLTLPGAAAIPAPDSRRRRLAHMTGMRIVEMVKEDLRLSQVLTREAFENAIRVNAAVGGSTNFVIHLLAIAGRMGVELNLEDFDRIGSAMPLLVNLMPSGKFLMEDFYYAGGVPAVVAEIRDKLHLGAMTVSGRTFGENNADAPNYNHEVIATADAPLIDHAGLAVLYGNLAENGAIIKPSAATPELMQHRGPAVVFEDYDDYHDRIDDPKLNVTKDSVLVLKNVGPKGYPGMPEVGNMGLPTKVLEQGVRDMVRISDGRMSGTAYGTVVLHVAPESAVGGNLALVQDGDMIELDVANRRLHLDVPDAELARRRAAWKPRAPHTDRGYVSMYLNHVMQADTGADFDFLKGKSGSDVPNPNH